CCCGCATATCAGCTGCTGCAGGCCCGGTGGCAATGGCTCCCTACATCATTGAAGAAAGACAATTGAATGTCGCACAGATGGATGTATTCTCCCGTTTAATGATGGACAGAATTATTTTTCTCGGCGAACCGGTCGATGACAGGAGTGCTAATATTATACAGGCACAACTTCTTTTTTTACAGTCTGTAGATGCCCATAAAGACATCCAGCTGTATGTCAATTCTCCGGGAGGTGCGGTTTATTCCGGATTTGGTATTTATGACACTATGCAATATATCTCACCAGATGTTGCTACAATCTGTACTGGAGTTGCTTTATCTATGAGTTCAGTGTTGCTTTGCGCGGGGGCCGCTGGTAAACGTTCAGCACTGAAACATTCCAGAGTGATGATCCATCAGGCATCTGGAGGGACGCAGGGGACAGCAGCCGATATGGATATCAGCATTAGAGAAATATTGAAAATTCAGGATGAATTATATCATGTAATAGCTGAGCATAGCGGACAGAGTTATGATAGAATAAATGAAGCAGCAGGCCGTGATTATTGGATGACTGCAGTGGAAGCCAAAGAGTTTGGAATGATTGACGAGGTTTTGGGCTGAGATTTATTATAGCTGTAAAACCGGAGCTGGTCAGTATCATTTTCAGATTAAATAACCATCGAAATATCTTATAATCAATACATAATAATAAATTATAATGAATAGCTTTATGATTATACGTTGATTATAAAGCTGAATAATGAAAAATTTTGACTGGACCGGTTTTAAAAAAAAGATAGCTGTTAAAGCGCCACCAGCTACAATTTATGCTGCATGGACTAAAGCTGAGGAGCTGGAAAAATGGTTCCTGGCCGAGGTGAAGTTTCTTGATCAGAATAACAATTTGATCAGTAAACAGGCACCAGCAGCAACAGGATATAGCTACGAATGGAAATGGTATATCTATGAAGATATAATGCCTGGCAAGATCACCGATGCGAATGGAAAGGACTTTTTTCAGTTCACGTTTGAAGGTGAATGTGTAGTAGATGTAAAGCTCACTATGAAGGGAGATTATACTGTAGTTGAACTGACTCAGCAAAATATTCCGACAGATGATAATTCTAAACAGTTCATCCGGTTAGGCTGCGCTTCAGGGTGGTCTTTTTATCTGGTTAATTTAAAATCTGTTTATGAAGGAGGTCTGGATTTAAGAAATAAGGACGAACAGTTACAGTTAATGATCAATAATTAAGGGTCATCGCAGATTAGTAAATGTTAATGGCAGGGTTTAGTGAAAATGGAATTTATGGAAATGAGTAAGTACAGTAAACCCAGAAAAATTATTCTCCTGACAGGGATTGTAATTTGTTTGCTCAGCGTGTTTATTATTTTTCCGGTAGAATACTCGAAATCTTATTTTATAGAAGACTATATTTTAACCTATACAGGTCTAACAATGGCTACCCTGTCAATCTTGTATGGATTAACGGGGCGCAGTTTTATCAAATACCTGTTATTTGATTTTTCTGAACCTTATAAAGTAGATCTGGAAGAATTTATGAATCAAAACTATATGTTCAATGTTTCGGTAGAGACTTTTGGCAGACTCACAGGACGTAGCCTTTCGGGGTTTAAACGGGATTTTGCCAAAACATTTGGTACTACCCCAAAACAGTGGTTACGTGAAAAGCGTCTTGATGAAGCCTATTATATGATCAAACACAAGAAACAAAAACCTGCAGATTTTTATCTGGATCTGGGCTTTGAAAATCTGTCACATTTCTATTTTGCTTTTAAACAGAGATTTGGGATGACCACTTCAGAGGTATAAGCTCAAATGGATATACGGCAAATAATTATAGCCAGTTCAACGTAATTATATAAATTTCTCTATTAATTGTGTAAGAAATGTTAAATGAAATTTCAATACTTTTACTCCGGAAATGAAAAGAATACTGTCCATATTGCTGTTAATGATATATACTACTGCCAGTTTTGGTTTTAGTGTAAAACAGTTTTATTGCTGCGGACAGTTGAAATCTGTTTCACTTACTCTTAAACAAGCTGTAAATGAGCAATGCAGCAAAGGCAATGAAAAGGATGGATGTTGTAAAAATCAATTCCATAATTTAAAGGTAAAGGATAGTCATACTGTATCCGATGAGGTTAGTAGTCCGGCAAAGTATTTTACCGATCTCCACTTAATAACCTTTAATACTTTCTATCAGGGCCCGGTCCTTACGGATGTCCAGCGTATTGTGATAAACAATCCGACTAATGCTCCGCCATTAAATCATGGCGTTCCTATTTATATCTTTAACTGCATCTATAGAATCTGATCATGCTTCCTCAAAGCATAACAGGCACTATTTCTTAGTGTCCTGATTGTTATTATCTGCTTATTTTTTTCATAATAGGCTTCATGGTTTACTCTTAATTTCTGTTTACACATTAAATTCAAAAGGTGAAAAATTAAAATTTTCAATCATTTGGGTTACCATATGCTTATATCAAATATTGGCGTAAGCCATTATTATAAGTAAGGCGAAGGCAAGCCCCTGATATGGAATTATAAGTCTTAATTCTTAATACAATAATTAATCATTTCAAATTAAAACGATGAAAAAAGCAATGTCAATTGTCTTTGCATTAGTCCTGTCGGGATTTACTGCATTCTCAGTATCTGGTCAGACAAAACCAGGTTCTGATACCACTAAGATGAAAAAAATGAAGATGCCTGTTCAATACACCTGTACAATGCATCCCGAAGTAATCAGTAACAAGCCAGGCAAATGTCCAAAATGTGGTATGACACTGGTGAAAAAAACGAAAGCTAAAAGCAAACCTGCAATGGGAAAAATGAAGATGTAAATTTTACTGCGGAGCAGTTTATCTGCTCCGCTTAATTGTATTAAGAGATGATTAATAAATTAATTTCCCTGTCTCTAAAGAACAGGTATATCGTATTGATTGCAGCACTTATCCTCTTTGCCTGGGGCAGCTATGCCGTAAGGGAAAATCCTATTGATGCTATTCCTGATCTTTCTGAAAATCAGGTTATTGTTTTTACGGAATGGGAGGGGAGAAGTCCACAGATCATGGAAGATCAGGTCACTTATTCATTGGTCAGTAATTTACAGGGAATTCCTAAAGTAAAAGCCATAAGAGCGACTTCTATGTTTGGTATGAGTTTCATTTACATCGTTTTTGATGAAAAAGCAGATATATACTGGGCAAGAAGCCGTGTCATGGAACGACTGAATTATGCACAACGGTTACTGCCAGAAGGTATCACACCAACACTTGGTCCGGACGGAACAGGTGTCGGTCATATCCTGTGGTACACGCTGGATGCTAAGGGAATTGATCTGGGTGAGCAGCGTGCGCTGCAGGACTGGTATGTAAAACTTGGTTTGCAGACAGTTCCCGGTGTAAGTGAGGTCGCTTCATTTGGCGGTTTTGAAAAACAGTATCAGATCAATATTGATCCCCATAAACTTAACTATTATAATATTCCATTAAGTCAGGTGCTTAAAGCCGTTAAAAGTAACAATAATGATGTGGGTGGCCGTAAGTTTGAAATGAACGGAACGGGATATATCGTTCGCGGCCTGGGATATATCAAAAGTCTTCAGGATGTGGAAAATATTTCTATTGGTACAATAAACACTGTATCAGTCAGAATTAAGGATGTCGCTACAGTACAAATGGGAGGAGATCTGCGTCTGGGTATTTTTGATCAGAATGGTGAAGATGAAGCTGTAGGCGGAATAGTGGTGATGCGCTATGGTGAAAATGCAGATAAGGTAATTAATGCCGTAAAGGATAAAATGACCGACATTCAAAAAGGGCTTCCTTCAGGAGTGAAATTCAAAATTGCTTATGATCGCAGCGAACTGATCGAAAGTGCAATTGGCTCCGTTAAACATACACTGATTGAGGAAATGATCACTGTATCCACCATTGTAATCCTGTTTTTATTTAGCTGGAGAAGTGCACTCAGTATCATTATTCAGATTCCAATTACCATCGCTGCGAGCTTTATTCTGCTTAATGCTTTTGGGATATCATCCAATATTATGTCTTTAACAGGAGTTGCTCTTGCCATAGGGGTTATTGTCGATAATGGGATTGTAATGGTCGAAAATTCACATCGCAATCTGGCAATTGCACAAGAAAAAGAAAAATCATGACTACCATAGAGAGAATTAAAATTATAGAAGCCTCCTGTAAGCAGGTAGGCAGAGGCGTGTTTTTTTCTACGCTCATCATTGTGGCCTCTTTCCTGCCAGTATTTTTACTGGAAGGGCAGGAAGGTAAGTTATTTGGTCCGCTAGCCTGGACAAAATCATTCATACTGGCAATAGATGCCATTCTTGCTGTTACTCTGGCTCCGGTGCTGATTTCCTTTTTTTTAAAGGGGAAACTAAGAACGGATGATCATAATCCGCTGAACCGCTTTATGGAGCGTATTTACAGACCAATCTTGAACTGGTGTATTCATTGGCGTAAAACGACTATAGGGATTAACCTTCTGGCTTTAATTATCAGTGTTCCTCTGTTATTAAGCCTGGGCAGCGAGTTTATGCCTCCACTGGATGAAGGAACAATCCTTTTTATGCCAGTTACTTTACCTGATGTTTCCAATGCACAAGCCAAGCAGCTTCTGCAGGTGCAGGACAGAATCATTAAAAGTGTTCCTGAAGTGAAAAATGTATTGGGTAAAGCTGGCAGAGCAAATACAGCAACAGATAATTCGCCGATTTCCATGGTTGAAACAATTATCTTATTGAAACCTAAAAATGAGTGGCGTAAAGGAATTAAAAAAGAAGACATTATTAATGAACTGAATGCCAAGCTTCAGATACCAGGAGTGGTAAATGGCTGGACACAACCCATTATCAACAGGATCAATATGTTATCTACCGGGATCAGAACCGATGTCGGTTTAAAAGTTTACGGGCAAAACCTGGATACGATCTATGCTTTATCCAGCAGGATGAAACAGGCACTGCAGGGGATCAATGGAGTGAAAGATCTTTATGTTGATCCAATTACCGGCGGTAAATATCTGGATATACAGGTGAATAAAGATGCAACTGGCCGTTACGGACTAAGTATAGACGATGTGAATCAGGTGGTGGAAAGTGCCCTGGGAGGAATGAACATTACGCCTACAATTGAAGGTAGAAGAAGGTTTAGCGTTAACCTTCGTTTAGCCCAGGATTATCGCAATAATCTGGATCAGATTAAGCGGACATTAGTACAGACACCTGCTAACGGACCAATTCCATTGTCCTCTGTTGCTGATATAAAAATTAGTGATGGTCCGGCAATGATCCAGTCTGAAAATGCACTTTTAAGAGGAACAGTACTTTTTAATGTTCGTGAGCGTGATTTAGGTAGCACTGTTAAAGAAGCACAAGACAAGCTTAACGGTATGATTAATACCCTGCCTAAAGGTTATTTTATAGAATGGAGCGGACAATATGAAAATCTGATTCGTGCAGAGCGCACATTGAAGCTTATTCTGCCAATTGTGTTGCTGATTATCTTTGGCTGTCTGTATTTTGCTTTTCATTCTGTCAGGGAGGCTTTTTTTAGTCTGATCTCTATCCCTTTCGCCTTAATAGGCGGGGCATATATGGTTTATTTCTTTGGTGTACATCTTTCAGTGGCTGTAGCAGTAGGTTTTGTGGCTTTATTTGGAATTGCAGTAGAAACAGGAATCGTCATGGTCATTTATCTGAATGATGCAATGGCACAACTGGTAGAATTAAAAGGTAACTCCAATGAAACTATAACCAGAGAAGACCTGCGCATTTATGTCATGAATGGTGCGATTAAAAGGCTGAGACCAAAACTAATGACAGTGAGTGTGGCTTTGTTTGGCCTGGTTCCGGTCCTTTGGTCAACCGGTACCGGCAGTGATGTGATGCAACCGATTGTGCTGCCCATGATTGGTGGTGTATTAACTTCTTCCACTCATATTTTACTGGTTACTCCACTGATCTTTCTGATGGTAAAAGAGTATGAGTTAAAAAAATACGGCAAACTGGAAGTGCTGGACGTAAAAGAATAATGATATGAAAACAATCAATCAAATTATCTGCATCGTACTTGTCTGGATGGCAGGAACAGTCACTTCCAGAGCACAGGTAGCAATTTTATCTTTGGATAGTATCCTGACAAAACTGGAGATGAATCCTGGCTTGTTAGCTTATGATGCAAAAATTAGCGCTCAAAATGCTTATGCGACAGGAGCTAAAAGCTTACCTGCTCCTCAGATTAGTGCCGGTCAGTTTCAGACCCCATATCAGCTGAAACCAAATACAGGTTCCTTTATGATCAGCGCAGAACAGATGTTTACCAATCCTGGTAAGCTTAGGGCTAAGCAGAACTATATGAATGGGCTGTCTAAGGTGACGGCCGAGGATAAGAACTATCAGAAGAATCAGTTAGTAGCCCAGGCCAAAGGATATTATTACAAAATGGGTATTATAGCGCAAAAACAAGACTTGCTGGAAAGTACCAGAGGCTTACTGCAGTATATGCTCAAAAGTGCTAATATCCGGCTAACCTATGGAAAAGAAAAGTTAAATAATATTTATAAGGCCCAGGCAGAATTATATGAGCTGGATAATAGCCAGGAACAATATAATAATGATTTAAGACAACAGCGTATCCTGCTGAACATTCTGATGAACAGAGATAAACAGGTTGATTTCAAAGTGGATACTGCCTTTATGGTAAAGGATTATGAGACATCGGTTACGGATAACTCTGAACTGTCTATGAGGAGGAGTGATATTAAAGGAATAGATCAAAATATCAGCTTACAGGCCCTGAATGCAAAAATGGAGTACAGTAAGCGTAAACCAGATTTTGGCCTGCAGGTTGGACAAATGTTTAGTTACGGAGGGATGTCTAATCAGTATATTTTAATGGGCTCTGTTACTATACCTGTTTTCTCCTGGTCTTCTAAAGAGTATAAGGCCAATTTGAAAGGGATTGGTTTTGATGTAGAGCGTTTAAAACAGCAAAGATCAGAGCTCATCAATCAGGCCGAGGGAAACCTGGCGGGACTAAGGGCTGCGATAAAAAGTAAAAAAGCCCTGCTGAAGAATTATAACCGCAATATTATTCCTGCTTTACAGAACAATTATAAAACATCGCTGCTCGCTTACGAACAGAATACAGGTGAGATGCAGGTAGTGCTGGATGGATTGAAAGCCTTACAAATGGCAAGAATAGAGGCTTTAGACCGTTTGGGTGAACTTTTACAATTACAAGTAGATTATGAAAGAGAAAATGAAAAATATTAGTCTGATGATAGTCATAGCATCCTCTTTACTGATCCTGTTATCAGGAGGTTGCACTCAGCCCAAAAAGACAGCCATATCCCGCGCAGTGAAGAACGAAGTAAAATATACCTGCCCTATGCATCCGCAGATTATGGAAGATCACCCGGGAGCATGTCCGATATGCGGAATGACATTGGTTAAAAAATCAGGAGAAGCCAGTGAACGGGCAGGTATTAGCTTGAATACAGTATTGGAGCCAGTCAGTTCGTCGGTCATCACTTCTGTCAGGGTGATCAGACCTGAACAAAAGCTTAGTCCTGTTCAGATTGAAGGAGAGGGATATCTTGATTTTGACAGCCGTACATTCAATAACATTGCAGCCAGATTTTCTGGCAGAATTGAGCGATTATACATTAAGTATGTTTTTCAGGAAATACATAAAGGAGAGCGGATTTTTGATATTTATAGCCCTGAAATGTTAACTGCGCAACAGGATCTTCTGTATGTGGTTAAAAATTCTTCAGGTGACACGGGGTTGATCAATGCTGCAAAACAGAAGCTATTACTGCTGGGAATGACCAGTTCTCAAATCAATCAGGTGCTTAAATCAGGAAAGACATTTTATAGCTTACCAGTGTATAGTCCATATGATGGCCATGTACATGATATGCCTCACAGTCAACTTGCAGGTACGACCAATTCAAAACCGGAATCCGGCATTGTAAACAATTCGCCATTAAATGTTCGGGAAGGAATGTATGTAGCAAAGGGGCAGAATATGTTTAATGTGGTAAACCCGCATCATTTGTGGGCTATAATTAAAATTGATCCTTCTTCGGTTACTCAATTAAAGCTAAATCAAAAAGTTAAAATTACCATGCCGGATTTACCGGACAAAAAAATAAGCGGGAAGGTGAATTTCATTGAACCTGTACTGCAAGGTGGTGATAAACGGACGAGTATCAGGGTTTATATAGATAATATGCAACATGACCTTAAAGTAAACAGCATCGTTCATGCGGTAATAGAAACCGGAACGACAAATGGAATATGGTTACCGGCATCTGCAGTACTGGACCTTGGTCAGCATAAAATAGTATGGGTGAAAAGAGGGAACAGTTACAGAGTTCAACAGGTATCTGCTGGAATACAAACCGGGGGGCAGGTGAATATCACTAAAGGCATCTCAACGACTGATACCTTAGCTGCAGATGCTCATTATTTATTGGATAGTGAAGGTTTTATTAAAATTGAAAATCATGAAAAATATAATTAACGGTCTATTCTACAGAAAGGTGAGTGGTGTCTTTTTACTGGTCTTATTGTTGTCTGTGACTTTGTTTATCGCTTGCAGGCAAAAGATAGAACCGGTGGGTAAATCAGAAAATAAAACTTATTACACTTGTTCTATGCATCCACAGATTCATGAGGATCACCCGGGAAATTGTCCGATTTGTCACATGACACTGATCAAAGTAGAAACTACCGGTAAAGACACTGATATGGAAGCCAGTAAGATAAAGCTTACTGCATCACAGCTTCAGCTGGCTGGTATCCGTACAGATACCATTCGTGAAGAAAATATCGGGAACGAGAAAACTCTGACAGGGACAGTAACAACTAATGAGAATAACGCTGAACAATTAAGCGCCAGAAATGCTGGCCGTATCGATCAGCTATTTGTAAGGACAATCGGTGAGAAAATATCGATTGGTCAGCCTGTTTACAGGATTTATAGTGAAGATTTGCTGGAAGCAGAAAGAGAATTTCTTTTGGCCAGGCAACAACAAAAAATGCTTAACAATCCGGATATAGATTACAAAAAGCTAATTGGCGCAGCAGAGAATAAATTATTATTATGGGGGATGTCGTCATCACAAATTAAAAACCTGGCTTTGTCCGGGAAGGTTTCTGCAAGTGTAATCATCAGGAGTAAAGTAAGTGGAACTGTGAGTGATATTGCTGTACATGAAGGAGATTATGTAACTGAAGGAATGCCAGTTATCAAAACTCAAAACCTTAATAATTTATGGATTGAAGCCCAGTTATATGCTGGTGAAGTTGCAAAATATCATCTCAACGACCAGGTCAGTGTCTCTTTACCAGACTTAGGTAGCCAGCGTATTACAGGTCAGATAGAATTTATGAATCCTGAATTATCAGGTGAATCCAAAGTCGCACTTATTCGGGTGAGTATTTCTAATGAACAGGGACTGATCAGACCCGGAATGCTGGCCTATATTTCAGTAGCAACTGAACTGAAACATAGTTTAGCAGTTCAGACATCAGCTATATTGACTGATGGAAAGGGCAGCAGGGTATGGGTTAAAAACGCAGATAATAGCTTCTCACCAAGAATGGTTATGTTGGGTACAGGTAATCAAAGTTACTCCTCTGTTTTGTCTGGTTTAAATGCGGGGGATATCGTTGT
This portion of the Pedobacter lusitanus genome encodes:
- a CDS encoding ATP-dependent Clp protease proteolytic subunit gives rise to the protein MKNNEFRNYAIKHHRISSSSVDHYTSRISAAAGPVAMAPYIIEERQLNVAQMDVFSRLMMDRIIFLGEPVDDRSANIIQAQLLFLQSVDAHKDIQLYVNSPGGAVYSGFGIYDTMQYISPDVATICTGVALSMSSVLLCAGAAGKRSALKHSRVMIHQASGGTQGTAADMDISIREILKIQDELYHVIAEHSGQSYDRINEAAGRDYWMTAVEAKEFGMIDEVLG
- a CDS encoding SRPBCC family protein, whose translation is MKNFDWTGFKKKIAVKAPPATIYAAWTKAEELEKWFLAEVKFLDQNNNLISKQAPAATGYSYEWKWYIYEDIMPGKITDANGKDFFQFTFEGECVVDVKLTMKGDYTVVELTQQNIPTDDNSKQFIRLGCASGWSFYLVNLKSVYEGGLDLRNKDEQLQLMINN
- a CDS encoding helix-turn-helix domain-containing protein, with the translated sequence MEMSKYSKPRKIILLTGIVICLLSVFIIFPVEYSKSYFIEDYILTYTGLTMATLSILYGLTGRSFIKYLLFDFSEPYKVDLEEFMNQNYMFNVSVETFGRLTGRSLSGFKRDFAKTFGTTPKQWLREKRLDEAYYMIKHKKQKPADFYLDLGFENLSHFYFAFKQRFGMTTSEV
- a CDS encoding HYC_CC_PP family protein, whose product is MKRILSILLLMIYTTASFGFSVKQFYCCGQLKSVSLTLKQAVNEQCSKGNEKDGCCKNQFHNLKVKDSHTVSDEVSSPAKYFTDLHLITFNTFYQGPVLTDVQRIVINNPTNAPPLNHGVPIYIFNCIYRI
- a CDS encoding heavy metal-binding domain-containing protein; protein product: MKKAMSIVFALVLSGFTAFSVSGQTKPGSDTTKMKKMKMPVQYTCTMHPEVISNKPGKCPKCGMTLVKKTKAKSKPAMGKMKM
- a CDS encoding efflux RND transporter permease subunit yields the protein MINKLISLSLKNRYIVLIAALILFAWGSYAVRENPIDAIPDLSENQVIVFTEWEGRSPQIMEDQVTYSLVSNLQGIPKVKAIRATSMFGMSFIYIVFDEKADIYWARSRVMERLNYAQRLLPEGITPTLGPDGTGVGHILWYTLDAKGIDLGEQRALQDWYVKLGLQTVPGVSEVASFGGFEKQYQINIDPHKLNYYNIPLSQVLKAVKSNNNDVGGRKFEMNGTGYIVRGLGYIKSLQDVENISIGTINTVSVRIKDVATVQMGGDLRLGIFDQNGEDEAVGGIVVMRYGENADKVINAVKDKMTDIQKGLPSGVKFKIAYDRSELIESAIGSVKHTLIEEMITVSTIVILFLFSWRSALSIIIQIPITIAASFILLNAFGISSNIMSLTGVALAIGVIVDNGIVMVENSHRNLAIAQEKEKS
- a CDS encoding efflux RND transporter permease subunit, whose product is MTTIERIKIIEASCKQVGRGVFFSTLIIVASFLPVFLLEGQEGKLFGPLAWTKSFILAIDAILAVTLAPVLISFFLKGKLRTDDHNPLNRFMERIYRPILNWCIHWRKTTIGINLLALIISVPLLLSLGSEFMPPLDEGTILFMPVTLPDVSNAQAKQLLQVQDRIIKSVPEVKNVLGKAGRANTATDNSPISMVETIILLKPKNEWRKGIKKEDIINELNAKLQIPGVVNGWTQPIINRINMLSTGIRTDVGLKVYGQNLDTIYALSSRMKQALQGINGVKDLYVDPITGGKYLDIQVNKDATGRYGLSIDDVNQVVESALGGMNITPTIEGRRRFSVNLRLAQDYRNNLDQIKRTLVQTPANGPIPLSSVADIKISDGPAMIQSENALLRGTVLFNVRERDLGSTVKEAQDKLNGMINTLPKGYFIEWSGQYENLIRAERTLKLILPIVLLIIFGCLYFAFHSVREAFFSLISIPFALIGGAYMVYFFGVHLSVAVAVGFVALFGIAVETGIVMVIYLNDAMAQLVELKGNSNETITREDLRIYVMNGAIKRLRPKLMTVSVALFGLVPVLWSTGTGSDVMQPIVLPMIGGVLTSSTHILLVTPLIFLMVKEYELKKYGKLEVLDVKE
- a CDS encoding TolC family protein is translated as MKTINQIICIVLVWMAGTVTSRAQVAILSLDSILTKLEMNPGLLAYDAKISAQNAYATGAKSLPAPQISAGQFQTPYQLKPNTGSFMISAEQMFTNPGKLRAKQNYMNGLSKVTAEDKNYQKNQLVAQAKGYYYKMGIIAQKQDLLESTRGLLQYMLKSANIRLTYGKEKLNNIYKAQAELYELDNSQEQYNNDLRQQRILLNILMNRDKQVDFKVDTAFMVKDYETSVTDNSELSMRRSDIKGIDQNISLQALNAKMEYSKRKPDFGLQVGQMFSYGGMSNQYILMGSVTIPVFSWSSKEYKANLKGIGFDVERLKQQRSELINQAEGNLAGLRAAIKSKKALLKNYNRNIIPALQNNYKTSLLAYEQNTGEMQVVLDGLKALQMARIEALDRLGELLQLQVDYERENEKY
- a CDS encoding HlyD family efflux transporter periplasmic adaptor subunit, whose translation is MKEKMKNISLMIVIASSLLILLSGGCTQPKKTAISRAVKNEVKYTCPMHPQIMEDHPGACPICGMTLVKKSGEASERAGISLNTVLEPVSSSVITSVRVIRPEQKLSPVQIEGEGYLDFDSRTFNNIAARFSGRIERLYIKYVFQEIHKGERIFDIYSPEMLTAQQDLLYVVKNSSGDTGLINAAKQKLLLLGMTSSQINQVLKSGKTFYSLPVYSPYDGHVHDMPHSQLAGTTNSKPESGIVNNSPLNVREGMYVAKGQNMFNVVNPHHLWAIIKIDPSSVTQLKLNQKVKITMPDLPDKKISGKVNFIEPVLQGGDKRTSIRVYIDNMQHDLKVNSIVHAVIETGTTNGIWLPASAVLDLGQHKIVWVKRGNSYRVQQVSAGIQTGGQVNITKGISTTDTLAADAHYLLDSEGFIKIENHEKYN
- a CDS encoding efflux RND transporter periplasmic adaptor subunit; amino-acid sequence: MKNIINGLFYRKVSGVFLLVLLLSVTLFIACRQKIEPVGKSENKTYYTCSMHPQIHEDHPGNCPICHMTLIKVETTGKDTDMEASKIKLTASQLQLAGIRTDTIREENIGNEKTLTGTVTTNENNAEQLSARNAGRIDQLFVRTIGEKISIGQPVYRIYSEDLLEAEREFLLARQQQKMLNNPDIDYKKLIGAAENKLLLWGMSSSQIKNLALSGKVSASVIIRSKVSGTVSDIAVHEGDYVTEGMPVIKTQNLNNLWIEAQLYAGEVAKYHLNDQVSVSLPDLGSQRITGQIEFMNPELSGESKVALIRVSISNEQGLIRPGMLAYISVATELKHSLAVQTSAILTDGKGSRVWVKNADNSFSPRMVMLGTGNQSYSSVLSGLNAGDIVVTNGAYLLNSEAIFKNGSANMDMGNMKM